In one Micromonospora polyrhachis genomic region, the following are encoded:
- a CDS encoding vWA domain-containing protein — MSETEVNLHENRRQVLYWRLLARVFGTDEQPTLESASAAIIDDIGLPTALLDPSVSIDNIVQRFPELAEDLQGLLAETADPAEGEPLPTASALDDDASALDDDASALDDDAPAMGDEAPAVGEDAPTVVDDAQGEADRSEDIADITGSVAEQPGADEVRRAALVSKLLLNVFATGTGNVTAQQLAGWQADVGWFERACGVDPGQLRGRPADSELGGVLAGLEGDLVRRMRLREVLADPKLARQLTPSMSLIEQLLRDKDNLSGIALANAKALIRKFVDEVAEVLRTQVEKTSVGTIDRSIPPKRVFRNLDVERTIWKNLPNWNPEDQRLYVDRLFYRHTARRTTPARLIVVVDQSGSMVDAMVNCTILASIFAGLPKVDVHLIAYDTRALDLTPWVHDPFEVLLRTKLGGGTDGTVAMELAQPKIVDPRNTVMVWISDFYEWREQQVFDGMAAVHRSGARFIPVGSVNSGGYQSVNPWFRERFKDQGTPVLSGHIRKLVSELKNFLN; from the coding sequence ATGAGCGAAACAGAGGTCAACCTCCACGAGAACCGGCGTCAGGTGCTCTACTGGCGGCTGCTGGCCCGGGTGTTCGGCACCGACGAACAGCCCACTCTGGAGTCGGCGAGCGCCGCCATCATCGACGACATTGGGCTGCCGACGGCGTTGCTCGACCCGTCGGTGTCGATCGACAACATCGTGCAGCGCTTCCCCGAGCTGGCCGAGGACCTGCAGGGGCTGCTGGCGGAGACGGCCGACCCGGCCGAGGGTGAGCCCTTGCCGACCGCCTCAGCGCTGGACGACGACGCCTCAGCGCTGGACGACGACGCCTCAGCGCTGGACGACGACGCCCCGGCAATGGGCGATGAGGCTCCAGCGGTGGGCGAGGACGCTCCGACCGTAGTCGATGATGCACAGGGTGAGGCCGACAGGTCCGAGGACATCGCGGACATCACCGGTTCGGTGGCGGAGCAGCCGGGAGCCGACGAGGTACGCCGGGCGGCGCTGGTGTCCAAGCTGCTGCTCAACGTCTTCGCGACCGGTACCGGCAACGTCACCGCCCAGCAGTTGGCCGGTTGGCAGGCTGACGTCGGCTGGTTCGAGCGGGCCTGCGGTGTCGATCCGGGGCAGCTGCGGGGCCGACCCGCCGACAGCGAGCTGGGTGGGGTCCTGGCCGGGCTGGAAGGCGACCTGGTGCGGCGGATGCGGCTGCGCGAGGTGCTGGCCGACCCAAAGCTGGCCCGCCAGCTGACCCCGAGCATGTCGCTCATCGAGCAACTGCTGCGGGACAAGGACAACCTGTCGGGGATCGCGTTGGCCAACGCCAAGGCGCTGATCCGCAAGTTCGTCGACGAGGTCGCCGAGGTGCTGCGTACGCAGGTCGAGAAGACCAGCGTGGGCACCATCGACCGGTCGATCCCCCCGAAGCGGGTGTTCCGCAACCTCGACGTCGAGCGAACGATCTGGAAGAACCTGCCCAACTGGAACCCCGAGGACCAGCGGCTCTACGTGGACCGGCTGTTCTACCGGCATACCGCCCGGCGGACCACACCGGCCCGGCTGATCGTGGTCGTCGACCAGTCGGGGTCGATGGTCGACGCGATGGTGAACTGCACCATCCTGGCGTCGATCTTCGCTGGCCTGCCCAAGGTGGACGTGCACCTGATCGCGTACGACACCCGCGCGTTGGACCTGACCCCCTGGGTGCACGACCCGTTCGAGGTGCTGCTGCGTACGAAGCTTGGTGGCGGCACCGACGGCACGGTCGCGATGGAGCTCGCCCAGCCGAAGATCGTCGATCCGCGTAACACCGTCATGGTGTGGATCTCCGACTTCTACGAGTGGCGGGAGCAGCAGGTCTTCGACGGAATGGCGGCGGTGCACCGGTCCGGGGCGCGCTTCATTCCCGTCGGTTCCGTCAACAGCGGTGGCTACCAGAGCGTGAACCCGTGGTTCCGCGAGCGGTTCAAGGACCAGGGCACCCCGGTGCTCTCCGGTCACATCCGCAAGCTCGTGTCCGAGCTGAAGAACTTCCTCAACTAG
- a CDS encoding protein-tyrosine phosphatase family protein: MTTGLLQLPSGRLVRGRGLRHPLPPGQQPTFALYLLGRQPEPVAWDSRWVRWPDFRLPSDRAAAGEALREAWRRAETERVEVACGGGRGRTGTALACLAVLDGVPGHEAVAYVREHYSRHAVETPWQRRFVARFQ, translated from the coding sequence ATGACGACAGGTCTGCTACAACTGCCCTCGGGGCGACTTGTCCGAGGTCGTGGGCTGCGCCATCCGCTCCCGCCCGGTCAACAGCCCACCTTCGCCCTCTACCTGCTCGGCCGTCAGCCGGAGCCGGTCGCCTGGGACAGTCGCTGGGTCCGCTGGCCCGACTTCCGGCTACCGTCCGATCGGGCAGCGGCCGGCGAGGCGCTACGCGAGGCATGGCGCCGCGCGGAGACCGAACGGGTCGAGGTGGCCTGCGGTGGTGGGCGCGGACGTACCGGCACGGCACTGGCCTGCCTCGCCGTACTCGACGGGGTCCCCGGTCACGAGGCGGTCGCCTACGTTCGCGAGCACTACTCCCGGCACGCGGTAGAGACGCCCTGGCAACGCCGCTTCGTCGCCCGTTTCCAGTAG
- a CDS encoding restriction endonuclease yields the protein MHRVRSYRRRDGTRVRSHTRKSPRRTSGGRSGRDNGWLLLGAGLGALLLLALIVRFIGRYPYWSAFIGFLVVAGTVAVLLLLQRGRARQAAERAALDRIIGTTDSMTGPEFEQWFARLLDTSGCYGVTVPGGAADRGADVIARAPDGRRVVVQCKRHSASNRVGSAVIQRFAGTCRTIHRGDICMIVTNGSFTVGDGQRLARELGILLVDRSMLEQWAYTGMPPLPIARLWQPARPVA from the coding sequence ATGCATCGGGTCCGGTCGTATCGGCGCAGGGACGGCACGCGGGTCAGGAGCCACACGCGGAAGAGCCCCCGCCGTACGTCTGGCGGCCGCTCCGGTCGGGACAACGGTTGGCTCCTACTCGGTGCCGGCCTCGGTGCGCTGTTGCTCCTCGCGCTGATCGTGAGGTTCATCGGCCGATACCCGTACTGGTCCGCGTTCATCGGGTTTCTCGTCGTCGCCGGGACCGTCGCCGTACTCCTTCTCCTACAGAGGGGACGGGCGCGACAGGCGGCAGAGCGGGCCGCACTTGATCGGATCATCGGAACGACCGATTCGATGACCGGCCCCGAGTTCGAGCAGTGGTTCGCCCGACTGCTCGATACGTCCGGATGCTACGGGGTTACCGTCCCGGGTGGCGCGGCCGATCGGGGAGCGGACGTCATCGCCCGTGCCCCGGATGGTCGTCGAGTGGTGGTGCAGTGCAAACGGCACAGCGCGAGCAACCGGGTCGGCAGCGCGGTGATCCAACGGTTCGCCGGCACCTGTCGCACCATCCACCGGGGCGACATCTGCATGATCGTGACCAATGGTTCGTTCACGGTCGGAGATGGCCAGCGGTTGGCCCGGGAGTTGGGCATCCTGCTGGTGGATCGGTCGATGCTGGAGCAGTGGGCGTACACGGGAATGCCGCCCCTGCCGATCGCCCGGCTCTGGCAACCGGCCCGGCCGGTGGCCTGA
- a CDS encoding winged helix-turn-helix domain-containing protein produces the protein MPITADYTRIADEITAEVRAGKLKPGDKLPSITQLAAKHNVSPSTVKQVYVRLEVLRVIWRHQGKGAFVNDPELWMREP, from the coding sequence ATGCCGATCACCGCTGATTACACTCGGATCGCTGACGAGATCACGGCCGAGGTCAGGGCCGGGAAGCTCAAGCCAGGAGACAAACTGCCCTCGATTACGCAGCTCGCCGCGAAGCACAACGTGAGCCCGTCGACCGTGAAGCAGGTATACGTGCGGTTGGAGGTGCTACGGGTCATCTGGCGGCACCAGGGCAAGGGCGCCTTCGTGAACGATCCTGAACTCTGGATGCGCGAGCCCTGA
- a CDS encoding DivIVA domain-containing protein, translating into MAQVYRSGQPYGSGQPDRLTPHEVRSQEFAPRRRGVDAEQVRAFQCRLADELDCLHRELALALRDNNRLKRALHDWQAMHDRHCQPAPDRRPNDGHW; encoded by the coding sequence GTGGCTCAGGTGTATCGCAGCGGCCAGCCCTACGGGTCTGGCCAGCCGGACCGGCTGACCCCGCACGAGGTGCGCTCCCAGGAGTTCGCGCCCCGACGACGTGGTGTGGACGCGGAACAGGTACGCGCCTTCCAGTGCCGCCTCGCCGACGAGCTGGATTGCCTGCATCGGGAGCTGGCGTTGGCTCTGCGAGACAACAACCGGCTCAAGCGAGCGTTGCACGACTGGCAGGCAATGCATGACCGGCACTGTCAGCCAGCCCCGGACCGTCGCCCCAACGACGGTCACTGGTAA
- a CDS encoding DUF559 domain-containing protein, with product MSGWRTVPSTALSHLTALDVWGLLRQGAGEPVHVCAEAEVGVRSRPQVVVHRLRGFGLEPPHVMVRDGTPITRLERTLVDGWPLLVAEDQRAPIIRAVNDRMTTPARIGTTMAIVPKLSGRGELRVLLDRLAAGWRSPLEIWGHDHVFNGSGMPTFQRQVRVQVDRRTMYLDVYAEAERVNFELDGATTHEDPRQREIDLRRDALLATLGMLALRFTHRRLVHEPDEVRREVLAILASRAK from the coding sequence TTGTCGGGCTGGCGAACTGTTCCGAGTACCGCCCTGAGTCACCTCACCGCGCTCGACGTCTGGGGACTGCTCCGACAGGGCGCGGGCGAGCCGGTGCACGTGTGTGCGGAAGCGGAGGTCGGAGTCCGGAGCAGGCCACAGGTCGTGGTGCACCGACTGCGTGGCTTCGGGTTGGAACCACCACACGTGATGGTGCGCGACGGTACGCCGATCACGCGGCTGGAACGTACCCTGGTCGACGGTTGGCCGCTGCTCGTGGCCGAGGACCAGCGTGCGCCGATCATCCGAGCGGTCAACGATCGGATGACCACGCCGGCGCGGATCGGTACGACCATGGCGATCGTGCCGAAGCTGAGCGGACGGGGTGAGCTACGGGTGCTACTGGACCGGCTCGCCGCTGGCTGGCGTAGCCCGCTGGAGATCTGGGGACACGACCACGTGTTCAACGGGTCGGGGATGCCAACGTTCCAACGGCAGGTACGTGTCCAGGTGGATCGGCGCACCATGTATCTGGACGTGTACGCCGAAGCGGAACGGGTCAACTTCGAACTCGACGGAGCCACCACCCACGAGGATCCGCGCCAGCGCGAGATCGATCTACGGCGGGACGCGCTGCTGGCCACCCTCGGCATGCTGGCGTTGCGGTTCACGCACCGCCGACTGGTGCACGAGCCGGATGAGGTACGCCGTGAGGTCCTTGCCATTCTGGCCAGCCGGGCGAAGTAG
- a CDS encoding DUF6406 domain-containing protein, which translates to MRSFTNLVVIPNNVPMDLGPARLGVGWVTSERPVTAEIIVMPTGSQDSHSFRVVLGETFPVGGETWRFADVDFASADRWEVTVRRVDEDEPQDEPRGHLWAPARLSPYGNVDEQRLRMVEAELGQPLPPSYRRWLAENNGAAPAGDHHVAGLPFTLMPERPLLGVHPQYPTFDLVAAQRQHRDTWLSQTYLVIAVPSGGLLVVKTEHPDGDSVWILPEDAMRGPLGAAGAADRERRLVYLAEDITYFIGRLQPVPELPPAEINYPDPDDPHRWEQP; encoded by the coding sequence GTGCGATCGTTCACGAATCTCGTGGTGATCCCCAACAACGTCCCCATGGACCTCGGCCCGGCCCGGTTGGGCGTTGGTTGGGTGACCTCCGAGCGGCCGGTGACCGCCGAGATCATCGTCATGCCGACCGGCAGCCAGGACAGCCACAGCTTCCGGGTCGTGCTCGGCGAGACCTTCCCGGTCGGCGGCGAGACCTGGCGGTTCGCCGACGTCGACTTCGCCAGTGCCGACCGGTGGGAGGTCACCGTCCGCCGGGTGGACGAGGACGAGCCCCAGGACGAGCCGCGCGGCCACCTCTGGGCGCCGGCCCGGCTGAGCCCGTACGGCAACGTCGACGAACAGCGGTTGCGGATGGTCGAGGCCGAACTGGGACAGCCACTTCCGCCGAGCTACCGGAGGTGGCTGGCGGAGAACAACGGGGCTGCCCCGGCGGGAGACCATCACGTCGCCGGTCTGCCGTTCACGCTGATGCCCGAACGCCCGCTGCTCGGCGTACACCCGCAGTATCCGACCTTCGATCTGGTGGCCGCGCAGCGACAGCACCGGGACACCTGGCTGTCCCAGACGTACCTGGTGATCGCCGTACCGTCGGGCGGGTTGCTGGTCGTCAAGACGGAGCACCCGGACGGGGATTCGGTGTGGATCCTGCCGGAGGATGCGATGCGCGGCCCGCTCGGCGCGGCGGGCGCCGCAGACCGGGAGCGACGGCTGGTCTACCTGGCCGAGGACATCACCTATTTCATCGGCCGTCTGCAGCCCGTGCCAGAACTGCCCCCGGCTGAGATCAACTACCCTGATCCGGACGACCCCCACCGATGGGAACAGCCCTGA